One stretch of Thermodesulfovibrionales bacterium DNA includes these proteins:
- a CDS encoding DegT/DnrJ/EryC1/StrS family aminotransferase, with protein sequence MIKRIIPPAAAPVEWKAFIYAIKGFFSEDKAIARLEEEIKEFFGVRYTFLLSSGKSALYLILKSLKRLSGERSNVIIPAYTCFSVPSAIKKAGLNVILCDIEKNFDFNYNHLNRLPVSYTHL encoded by the coding sequence ATGATTAAAAGAATTATACCACCTGCCGCTGCACCTGTTGAGTGGAAGGCTTTTATTTATGCAATAAAGGGCTTTTTTAGTGAAGATAAGGCTATTGCGAGACTGGAAGAAGAAATAAAAGAATTCTTTGGTGTTAGATATACCTTTCTTCTTTCATCAGGAAAATCAGCTCTTTATTTGATACTTAAATCCTTAAAAAGGCTCTCAGGAGAGCGATCAAACGTAATTATCCCTGCCTATACATGTTTTTCCGTGCCCTCTGCAATCAAGAAGGCTGGTTTAAATGTTATATTATGTGATATAGAAAAAAATTTTGATTTTAATTACAATCATCTTAATAGACTTCCTGTCTCTTATACACATCT
- a CDS encoding FemAB family PEP-CTERM system-associated protein translates to MKSPNSVLYHLSIWKDVIEDTFGHDTYYLYSEDQGRINGILPLVHIKGLFGNLLVSLPFFNYGGICSDKDEITDLLLYEAINVAKKKKVTFIELRHTRNLLPHQPAKIKKVSMRLSLPSDPENLWRSFSSKLRSQIRRPLKERMFHKFFREEGLDYFYSVFSENMRDLGTPVYPKKFFKNIFKSYKDAWICVVFDSTSKPIASGILLGFKDIIEIPWASSLRRFNRYAPNMLLYWSCLEFACNRGYKFFDFGRSTFGSSTYKFKEQWGATPHQLYWHYWTSNGKAVADLSPDNPKFRLAINIWKRMPLLITNSIGPKIVKYLP, encoded by the coding sequence ATGAAGTCGCCAAATTCAGTACTTTATCATTTAAGTATATGGAAGGATGTTATAGAAGATACATTTGGACACGATACTTATTATCTTTACAGCGAGGATCAAGGGAGGATAAATGGTATACTGCCTCTGGTACACATAAAGGGTTTATTTGGAAATCTCTTAGTTTCTCTTCCTTTCTTCAATTATGGGGGTATTTGCTCTGACAAGGATGAGATAACTGATCTATTGCTTTATGAAGCTATAAATGTAGCAAAGAAAAAGAAGGTTACCTTTATTGAATTAAGGCACACTAGAAATCTTCTTCCTCATCAGCCTGCAAAGATAAAGAAAGTCTCGATGAGATTATCGCTACCATCAGATCCCGAGAATCTCTGGAGATCTTTTTCCTCTAAGCTCAGGTCACAGATCAGAAGGCCATTAAAAGAAAGAATGTTCCATAAATTTTTTCGTGAAGAGGGTTTAGATTATTTTTATTCTGTTTTTTCAGAAAATATGCGGGATCTAGGCACACCAGTATATCCAAAAAAATTCTTCAAAAATATTTTTAAGTCTTATAAAGATGCCTGGATTTGTGTTGTCTTTGATTCAACCAGTAAACCGATAGCATCAGGTATTCTTCTTGGATTCAAGGATATAATTGAAATCCCCTGGGCATCCTCTCTAAGAAGATTTAACAGGTATGCACCCAATATGTTACTTTACTGGTCCTGTCTTGAGTTTGCCTGTAACAGGGGGTATAAATTTTTTGATTTTGGCAGGTCAACCTTTGGTAGCTCTACGTATAAGTTTAAAGAACAGTGGGGTGCTACTCCTCATCAGTTATACTGGCATTACTGGACCAGTAATGGAAAAGCAGTTGCGGATCTGAGTCCGGATAATCCAAAGTTCAGGCTTGCTATTAATATCTGGAAAAGAATGCCGCTTCTGATTACAAATAGTATTGGACCAAAAATTGTAAAATATCTTCCATGA